CATCCTCGCCAACCGCTGCGTCACCGTCTTCGGGCCGTCCGGCGCGGGCAAGTCCTCCCTGGTGCAGGCGGCGGTCCTCCCGTCGCTCATCGAGAAGCAGGAGATCCGCGTGGCGCGGGTGGACGCCTGGCCCGAGGATCAGGACCCGACGCGCTGGCTCGCGGACGCGGTGTACGGCGCCCTCGGCCTCGGCGACCGGCCGGCCGGCGCCTCGCCCGCGGACGCGCTGCTCACGGCGGCGCAGCGCGCGGCGCGGGGGTCGCCGCGGCTCGCCGTCGTCTACCTCGATCAGATCGAGCAGCTGCTCTACGCGACGCGCGGCGCGGCCGAGGCCGAGGCGCTCTTCGACTGCGTGGACCGCCTCGCCGGGCTGCCCACCCGCAACCTGCGCCTGGTGCTGTCGCTCCGCGAGGACTACCTCGGCCGCTTCCGCGATCGGCTGCGCGAGCACCGCCGGCTCCTCGATCACGGCTTCCGCGTCGGCCCGCTCACGGTCGCCGAGCTCTGCGAGGCCGTCTGCCAGGCGGCCGCCGCGGGCGAGCCGCCGCAGGCGTGGGCGCCGGCGGACATGCGCCCGCTCCTGCTCCAGGTGCGCGTGCCCGGCCAGGCCGCGGGCGACGGGGCCGAGGCGCAGGCCGCGTACGCGCAGATCGTGTGCCGCGCGCTCTTCGAGCAGCGCGCGAGCGGGGGAGCGGCGGTCGACGCTGTCGAGGCCGAGGCCATCCTGCGACGGTACATGGAGGCGACGCTCGCCGGCCTCGGCGCGCTGCGCGGCGGGGCCGAGCGGCTGCTCGAGGATCACCTGGTGACGGCGGACGGCAGCCGCGCGCTGCGCACCGAGAAGGAGCTGCTCCGGATCCTCCCCGCGGACGAGCTTGGGCCGGCGCTGAAGGCGCTGGAGGGCGCGGCCATCCTCCACGCGGCGGAGCACCAGGGGAGCCGGTACTTCGAGATCGGCCACGACTGGCTGGCGCGAGAGGTCTTCGATCAGCGGCAGCAGCGCCGGCACCTGGAGGCGCGGCGGCGCGAGCGGGCCGAGGCGGAGGCGCGGCTCGCCGAGGAGCGCGGGCGGCGGCGCCGCTCCGCCGCCGTCGCCGCGGCGGCGCTCCTTGTCGCGGCCGGCGCGGCGGCGCTCGGCTCGGTGGCGTACGGCCAGAAGCTCCGCGCGGATCGCCTGCGCGTCGAGGAGGTCCGGGCTCGACGCGAGGCCGACCGGCAGCGGGACGTCGCGGAGGAGCGGCGCTCCGAGGCGCACGACGCCAGGATCCTCGCGGGCTTCCGCGAGCTCGCGGTGCGCGCGCAGCTCCCGCTGGCGATGAAGCTCCTGCCCGAGGCGGAGCTGCCGGCCATGCGCCGCGGCTGGATCGAGCTGGCGAGCGACGCCCTCAACACGAACGCGCTCCGCGCGACCCTCCGCGGACACGCGAGCGCCCTCGCCGCGGCCGTGTGGAGCCCCGACGGCGCGCGCGTGCTCACGGCCTCGGCCGACGGCACCGCGCGCGTATGGCGCGCCGACGGCACCGGCCAGCCCGTGGTGCTGGAGGGCGGCGGCGGGGCCATCCTCGCGGCCGCGTGGAGCCCCGACGGCGAGCGCGTGCTCACGGCCTCGGAGGACGGCACGGCGCGCGTGTGGCGCGCCGACGGCGCCGGTCAGCCCGTGGTGCTGAGGGGCCACCGCGGCGCCGTTACCGCGGTCGCCGCGAGCCCGGACGGCGCGCGCGTGCTCACGGCCTCGGCCGACGGCACCGCGCGCGTGTGGCGCGCCGACGGCGAGGGCGCTCCGGTCGTCCTCACAGGCCACCGCGGCCGCATCAACGCGGCCGCGTGGAGCCCCGACGGCGCGCGCGTCGTCACCGCCTCCGACGACCGGACGGCGCGCGTCTGGCTGATCGCGAAGGGCAGGAGCCGCGTCCTGAGCGGGCACACCGGCGAGGTGATCTCCGTGGCCGTGAGCCCCGACGGCGCACGCGTCGTCACCGGCTCGCGCGACCGGACGGCGCGCGTCTTCACGCTGGCCGGCGCCGGCGCCCCCGTGGTGCTCGCCGGGCACGAGGACAGCGTCCTGCACGCGGCCGTGAGCCCCGACGGCCTGCGCGTGGCCACCGCCTCGGCCGATCGGACCGTGCGCGTCTGGAGCGCCGCCGGCGACGCCGAGCCGGTCGTGCTCGCCGGCCACGCGCTCGCCGTGACCTCCGTCTCGTGGCGCCCCGACGGCACGTACGTCGCCAGCGCCTCCGCGGACCGGACGGCGCGCCTCTGGCCGGCGGATGGCAGCGGCCCGCCGCTCGTCCTGGTCGGGCACCGCGCGCCGCTCCGCTCCGCGGCGTGGAGCCCCGACGGCGCGCGCGTCGTCACCGCGGCGTCCGATCCGTGGGAGCGCTCGTCCGACCGCACCGCGAAGGTGTGGAGCGCCGAGCCGCTCCGGGCGATGCCGCACCGGCGCCGCGACCTCGGTTTCTTCCACGCGGCGTCCATCGTGGAAGGCGGCGAGCGCGTCGTCGCGGCCTACGAGGACCGGACGGCGCGCGTCTTCCGGGTCGACGGCGAGGGCGAGCCCGTCGTGCTCAGGGGTCACGAGGGGTGGGTGGCGAGCGCGGCGCTGAGCTCCGACGGCACGCGCGTCGTCACGGCCTCGTTCGATCGCGCGGCGCGCGTCTGGAGCGCCGACGGCAAGGGCGAGCCCGTCGTGCTGCGCGGGCACGAGGCCGAGGTGCGCGCCGCCGTGATGAGCCCTGACGGCGAGCGCGTCGTGACGGCATCCGACGACGGGACGGCGCGGGTGTGGAGCGCCGACGGCAAGGGCGAGCCCGTCGTGCTGCGCGGGCACGAGGACTGGCTCACCTCGGCCGCGTGGAGCCCTGACGGCGCCCGCGTGCTCACCACGTCGCTCGACCACACGGCGCGGGTGTGGAGCGCGGCCGGCGAGCGCGAGCCCGTCGTGCTGCGCGGGCACGGCGGCGGCGTCCACGCCGGCGCGTGGAGCCCTGACGGCGAGCGCGTGGTGACGGCGTCGGACGACGGGACCGCGCGGGTGTGGAGCGCCGGCGGCAAGGGCGAGCCCGTCGTGCTGCGCGGGCACGACGGCGCGGTCCTTCGCGCCCTCTTCAGCCCCGACGGCGCGCGCGTGGCCACCTCGTCGGCCGACGCCACCGTCCGCCTCTGGAGCGCCTCAGGCGAGGGCGCGCCCATCGTGCTCGGGTCGTCGGCGCCGGTCATCGCGCTGGCCTTCCTCGACGGAGGGCAACGGCTGATGACCGTCGCCATGGACAACGGCATTCACACCTGGAGCATCGACGTGGACACCCTGAAGAAACGCCTGCTGACAGCGCATACCGACTGCCTGCCGCCGACCATGCGCTTCACCTACCTCGGTGAGCCCGCGTCCGCCGCCCGGGATCGGCACGCGGAATGCGAGCGCTCGTACCAGCGCGCGCCGCTCCTCGCGGAGGGCCGGGGGCGATGAAGGCCCGCGACACGGCCGCAGCGGCGGCGCTGGTGCTCCTGTCGGCCCTGGGCGCGTGCGGGCAGCCCGGCGTCGAGGAGGGCGGCGCCGAGCCGGCGGCGTCCGCCGGCGAGATCGCCGTCGAGACCCGCGCCGCCGCGGCGGCGCGACCGGCGGCGCACAGGCTCGGCGCCGGCGAGCGCCGGGTGAAGCTGCTCGTCCTACCCGCCGACGCCGTCGTCGAGGTCGACAGCGTCCCGGTGCGGCGGCGGGACGGCGTCATCGAGCTCTCGGGCAAGGTCGGGCAGACGCATCGGGTGCGCGTCTCCAGGGGGGCACAGCACGGCGAGACGACCGTGACCCTCACGGACGCCGGCGCCTCCCCGCCCTCGCTCGATCTCGCCGCGCTGGCGCGGGCCGCGCGCCGCTTCGGGCGCGGCCTCCTCCCGGCCGCGTCCGCCGAGCCACCGGCCGCCGACGCGGTCGACTCCGCCACGCCTGAGCTCGCCGAGACGCCGGAGCTGGCGCCCGAGTCCATGTTGCCCGGCGTCGCCGCCGAGCACGACGTGCTGGCGGGTCACATGGCGATGGATCCGCCGCCCGAACCCGCGCTCGGCGCCGCGCGGGCGAACGAGGGCCCGGCGTGTGTATGTCCCCCGGCGGCGCAGGTCGTCGTCAGGTGCCCGACCGGCGCGGCCGCGGAGGCGCACGGGAAGCCGCGCAGCGGCGTTCTGGCCGGAGACGCCTTCGAATGAGGGCGCGCGCGATGCCGGGCACGACGCGCCGACGCTCCTCGCGCGGTCGCCTCCTCCTCTTCGCCGCGGTGCTCCTGGCGCCGCTGCCCTTCGGCCCGCTCGCCGCCGCGCAGCCGGGCGGGCCCGGCGAGGCGCGGCGTCGCGAGGATGCGCGCGCGCACTTCCAGCGCGGGATCGCGCTGCGCGATCAGGAGCGCTGGGCCGACGCGCTCACCGAGTTCCAGACATCGCGCTCGTTGTTCATGACGCTGAACGGGACGACCAACGCCGCCGCGTGTCTCATCCAGCTAGAGCGCTACCTGGAGGCCATCGAGCTGTACGAGAGCGCGCTGAACGACTTCTCCGAGAGGCTCAAGGGCGAGGACAAGCGCGATATCCTGCTGGTGGTAAAGCTCCTTTACAATGCCGTCGGGACCATCGGGATCGCGGGCGCCGAGCCGGGCGCGACGCTCCTGCTCGACGGCCTATCGCGCGGCGAGCTCCCGCTCGGCGCGCCCTTGCGCGTGCCTCGCGGCCTCCACACCGTCCGCGTGGTCAAGGCGGGGTACCAGCCGTTCGAGCAGCGCCTCGACGTGGACGGCGGGGAGACGGTCCAAGTGACGGCACGGCTGATCCGGCTCAAGGAGACGGGCACGCTCGAGATCGCCGAGCCGACGAGGGATGGGCCGGACGCACGCCCGATCCGGCTGGCGCGAGACGCCGAGTCCATCGACGGCCGCGAGGAGCGCGGGCCGCGCCGCACGCCCCGCTGGCTCGCCGAGGTGAGCGCCGCGGCGCCGCTCATTGTGTCGTTTGGCGGAGACGCGCCGACGGGGTGCGTGGAGCCTTGCAGCAAGCCCCTCGGGTCTGGCGTCAGCTTGATCGCCCACGGAGGGTACGGCATCAACCATCTCTCGTTCGGCGTCTCGGCGGGCTATCTGGGCATCCAGCAAGCTGTCCGGGGGCGCATCGCGACGCTCGAGGCCGCCGGCGGGGCGTCGTACTCGGTGCGCGTCGACGACACGACAGCGCTCCGCGGCGCGCTCCTCGGCGCCTGGGTCGGCTACTCGTCGGGCGAGCGCCTCCTGCTCCACGCGCGGCTGGGCGCCGGCGGGCTGTTCGGCGCGGTCGCCGCGTCGCGCACGAGCGCGCGTGCGTCGGCGAGCGGCGCGCTGTCGTTCGGCCCGCTCGAGCGGAGCGCGGCGGCGCGCTTCGTGTACGTCGCGCCCGAGGTGCGCGCCGGCGTCAGGCTGGCCAGGCGGGTCGAGCTCACCCTGGGGCTCGAGGTGCCCCTGCTCATCGCCGTGCCGAGGCCGGCGTCGAGCCAGCAGGTATTCGTCGACACCGCGGCTGGGGTCGATCACGCCGCCTCGGCCTGGTTTCCAGGCGGGCCCCTCACGGCCCCGCTCTTCCCGCTCTTCATTCCTGCCCTGAGCGCCAGGTACGATTTCTACTGAGGCCGAGGTGCCTCCGGCGCACTGCCGCGAGCGGGCGGCGAGCTCATGACGACGAGGTGAGCGCTCAGCACAGCGCCGTTCAGTCGTCGCCGGCGAGCGGGATCGTCAATCTCCACATGTCGTTGAGCAGCACCGGCGCGAACTCCGCGGTCGCTCCCCCGAAGATGTAGAGCTCGTAGGCCGTGGCGGTCCTGCGAGAGAAGGAGAACTGGCCGAACCTCGGCGCTGGCGCCGGCCCCGTCATCGCTGTGTCCACGCGCGTCCAGCCCCCGATGTCGAGATCGAAGTACCAGACATCGGACAGGGTGGCACCGTCGAACTGGCTGCCTCCGAAGAGCCAGATTCGATTGCGGTGCTCGTCGGCGAGCAGCTTCGCGTTGTCGCGGTGGCCCGGCCCGCCGTCCTCGTCGAAGGTGATAAGAGGGCGTTCCAGCCCTCGGAGCGCCGACAGCGGGGAACTGGCCTACGGCGCGATGTCGTACGCGTGCTTCGCCGCCCACAGCGTGGTGGCGCGCATGTAGTAGGGCGCGCGGATGCTGCCGTTGCCCTCCCATGCCTCCGGCGTGCGGAACCACAGGCCGTCGGTCTTCCAGATCGTGTCGACAAGGCTCGCGCCGATCTCACCGGCCTGCGCGGCGAGCCCCTCCTGGATCATGCCGGCCACCACGCCCCAGGACGTGCCCACCCAGCACTCCCGCGTCTGGTTGCTCGTTCCGTCGACCGAGCCATTGGCGGTCATGACATTGACGACGCCGCGGGTCCCGCCGTCGAACCGCTTGAAGTTGTTCTCGTAGATCTTCGTGAACGCCGACGCCGCGTGGCTCGGGTCGACGATCGGCGGCAGCCCGAGGGCGCGCGCGTACCACTGGCCTGCGAGCTGGTCCGACATGATCCGGCTCGTGTCCCGGCTCCCCGTGTCGATCTTGTAATACGCCCCCGTCCAGAGCTTCGACTCGAAGCCGCCCTTGGCCTGATCGAACCACGTCTGGTAGGTGCCCGCGAGCGAGGTGTCGCCGACAGCGGTCGCCAGCTCCTTCGCGGCCTCGCTGGCGGCGAGGAAGAGGCCCCCGCAATACGCGGTGTTGCCGTGCAGATCCATGTCGTCGTACGTCTGATCGATGCCGTTGCTCTCCGGCATCCCGTCCCCGTCGCCGTCCTGGCCCTTCACCTTCTGCATCGCCATCTTCACGGCGGGCCAGCA
The DNA window shown above is from Sorangium aterium and carries:
- a CDS encoding nSTAND1 domain-containing NTPase; protein product: MQNPFPGPQPYRASDRDRFYGRGDLAYRLEASILANRCVTVFGPSGAGKSSLVQAAVLPSLIEKQEIRVARVDAWPEDQDPTRWLADAVYGALGLGDRPAGASPADALLTAAQRAARGSPRLAVVYLDQIEQLLYATRGAAEAEALFDCVDRLAGLPTRNLRLVLSLREDYLGRFRDRLREHRRLLDHGFRVGPLTVAELCEAVCQAAAAGEPPQAWAPADMRPLLLQVRVPGQAAGDGAEAQAAYAQIVCRALFEQRASGGAAVDAVEAEAILRRYMEATLAGLGALRGGAERLLEDHLVTADGSRALRTEKELLRILPADELGPALKALEGAAILHAAEHQGSRYFEIGHDWLAREVFDQRQQRRHLEARRRERAEAEARLAEERGRRRRSAAVAAAALLVAAGAAALGSVAYGQKLRADRLRVEEVRARREADRQRDVAEERRSEAHDARILAGFRELAVRAQLPLAMKLLPEAELPAMRRGWIELASDALNTNALRATLRGHASALAAAVWSPDGARVLTASADGTARVWRADGTGQPVVLEGGGGAILAAAWSPDGERVLTASEDGTARVWRADGAGQPVVLRGHRGAVTAVAASPDGARVLTASADGTARVWRADGEGAPVVLTGHRGRINAAAWSPDGARVVTASDDRTARVWLIAKGRSRVLSGHTGEVISVAVSPDGARVVTGSRDRTARVFTLAGAGAPVVLAGHEDSVLHAAVSPDGLRVATASADRTVRVWSAAGDAEPVVLAGHALAVTSVSWRPDGTYVASASADRTARLWPADGSGPPLVLVGHRAPLRSAAWSPDGARVVTAASDPWERSSDRTAKVWSAEPLRAMPHRRRDLGFFHAASIVEGGERVVAAYEDRTARVFRVDGEGEPVVLRGHEGWVASAALSSDGTRVVTASFDRAARVWSADGKGEPVVLRGHEAEVRAAVMSPDGERVVTASDDGTARVWSADGKGEPVVLRGHEDWLTSAAWSPDGARVLTTSLDHTARVWSAAGEREPVVLRGHGGGVHAGAWSPDGERVVTASDDGTARVWSAGGKGEPVVLRGHDGAVLRALFSPDGARVATSSADATVRLWSASGEGAPIVLGSSAPVIALAFLDGGQRLMTVAMDNGIHTWSIDVDTLKKRLLTAHTDCLPPTMRFTYLGEPASAARDRHAECERSYQRAPLLAEGRGR
- a CDS encoding PEGA domain-containing protein: MPGTTRRRSSRGRLLLFAAVLLAPLPFGPLAAAQPGGPGEARRREDARAHFQRGIALRDQERWADALTEFQTSRSLFMTLNGTTNAAACLIQLERYLEAIELYESALNDFSERLKGEDKRDILLVVKLLYNAVGTIGIAGAEPGATLLLDGLSRGELPLGAPLRVPRGLHTVRVVKAGYQPFEQRLDVDGGETVQVTARLIRLKETGTLEIAEPTRDGPDARPIRLARDAESIDGREERGPRRTPRWLAEVSAAAPLIVSFGGDAPTGCVEPCSKPLGSGVSLIAHGGYGINHLSFGVSAGYLGIQQAVRGRIATLEAAGGASYSVRVDDTTALRGALLGAWVGYSSGERLLLHARLGAGGLFGAVAASRTSARASASGALSFGPLERSAAARFVYVAPEVRAGVRLARRVELTLGLEVPLLIAVPRPASSQQVFVDTAAGVDHAASAWFPGGPLTAPLFPLFIPALSARYDFY